The region GGTATTAAAACCATAAAAGAGGTGTTAATACCACGAGGAATAAAACCCGACCTATGAAAATCAACAAACATCTCCAAAATGGCCACTTTCATAGTTATCCAAGCTCTGCGATAGAAAAAGAAGTTAAAGCCATCCGGACCTGGCGCTTTCTTTTCATGGCAAGAAGAAATAGCCGAGAACACTTCATCTTCATCAAATTGCTGTATTAGAGCGTCCGCTTGGTCTGCATTAAGCTTCGAAAACATCAACCCAGATAAGTCAAATCGGACTCTCTCTTTCTGCGAGTAAAGAGAATTAAAAAATTCTCGAATGTGAAATCTAATGTCAGCTGGCTCTGCAAATAAACTATCTTCCACTTGTATCGAAGAGATATGGTTATTCCTGTGATGCTGAGAGGCAATACTGTGGAAGAATTTAGTATTCCTATCACCCGTCAAGCTCCAATTCAAGCGAGATTTTTGAATCCATAATGATTCAATTCTCTTTTCCGACACCCACAGCTCATTCTTGAGAATTGCTAAATCACTTTCCTCCTCTACAGAAAGTTGCCTATAATCAGCAGCCACCTCTTTAGCAAGAATAGCACAATTAAGGTCCTTAATCTTCTTATTCTGATCACCGAAGATATTAGCATTCCAATTCTTAATTCGCGTTCTAAGCTCCCTTAATCTTTGAGTAAGATTATTGGACGAAGAACAGACTGAATTCCAAGACTCTTTAACAAAATTATCAAAGTCATCATGCTCCCACCATGCATCCACAGACCGAAAAGGCTTTGGTCCCCAATCAAATTTGTTAGCCGAGCGGAAACAAATTGGAACATGATCAGATTTTCCTCTAGGCAAAGCAGTAAGAGAGAGATTCGGCCAATATAAGCCCACTGCCGCAGAAACCAAACATCTATCTATCCTGGATCTCGAATAAGAGTTATGCCAAGTGAAGCGCCTACCCTGCAGCGGAACATCAACTAATTCAGCTGAATTGATAAATTCATTGAAAGCAATCATCGAAGGGGAGAAGCCAGTGCAGTTCAGCCGCTCATCTGGATGCCGAACTTCATTAAAATCCCCACTTATCAAAACAATTCCAGGAAACTCCAACATCGACTGAATTTCCTGCCAAAAAAGAACTCTCTCTGAAGCAACATTGCTAGCATATAAAAGAACATGACGATATGAATTATTCCCATAAACAAAATCCATCGAAATCCATCTAGCACCTTTAGTAATTGAAACAGAACTTAATAAATTCGAATTCCAAATTAAAAGAAGACCCCCTGAAGCACCATTAGAAGCAACCCAGTCATAGCTAAAATCAAGATTTGGCCAAAGTTTTCTAACTAGAAAATCATCCACATTTTCCCTTTTTGATTCAACTAAACCAATAAAAAGTAAGTTATTAACAGAAACCATAGAACGAATAAATTTCTGTTTACCACAACTCAACAAACCTCCTCTACAATtccaagaaataaaaattataggaTCAGACATAAAAATAGAGAAACCCAGACGAAAGAAAAAACTTATCTCTGATGAACATCCACTCCCGCAGCTAAGTTCAATGCAAGCTGTTTCACCGTATCTGCTTCATTATCCTTGTCAAAAAGACCAAGCTCTAACCCCACCTTCCATGATTCAACTGCCTCATTAAGTGGTTCTTGGTTTACATTAATCAAATTTTCTATCACAATTCTGTTCATGTTCATAATGCCCGTGTCAGATAATTCTCTTTCAGTTTCCATAAGACTCGACGAGCAAGATTGCATCGAACCTGTAATTCCCAGTTTTTTCTGCGGCCTTAAAGATGACGTCTCCCTTAAAGTGACAGATGCAGGTGCCAACGCAGTACTAGCAACCTCATTGCTAACAAATATCTCCTCTCCTGCAAATCGTAGTTTATCAAAATCCAATACTGAAGGCGGTGACTCCTCATTATGAATTAAGATACGCTCCTGCTCATGCATTGACTCGTTGATCATTTGAACAAAACCACTGTTGCTGCAAACAGGCACTGCTTCCACGGTACTTGGGAGTCCAGAATTTTTGCTCGTAACTTCTTTGCTTGCACTATTATCTGTTTCAGGAACAAAATCTGAGAACAACCCAATTGAAGTTGAAGGACGCCTACTTCTTTCCTCTTTACTGACACTGTTGTTTGTTTCACATTCTGAAGAATAATCATCACTCGCAGCCCTTTCATCAAAGACAACAGGCCTGTCTGTCTCAACTACAAAAACTGAATGTTTCTCGCCTCTGAACTGAACTTCCAAGGAATGATTAATAAATCGACACGTACTCGATATAAGAATCATACCCGAATCAAAACGATCCTTAAGATGCACAAGAGGATGCACTTTAATCGTTTCTCCAATCTCGTTTCCTATCATCATAAAAATCTCAGGGGACCATAATGTCAATGGCAAACCAGAAATAGATACCCAAACTAAACGACAGAAAGACTGTTTAAATTCCCTCGCCCGTGTAAAGGTTTGAAAAAACTCAAGCAAAATAGGTGATTGAACTGACATGAAATAATCTGCTTCCTCAATAGAGTAGAAGGTGAGCAAAATACGATTTCCTCCCATAAGTGAAATTTTGCTGAATTCAATATTCTTTTCTGCTAAAAATAATCTCGTTTTCAGGATCGATTGAATATCGTTAACTCGAACAACAACGGAACGTTCAATCCAATCCTCATTACTTTTCAAAGCAATAGAATCCTCTATAGACAATCTAATAGCAGAATTCTGAATTGGGGTATCCAGACCTGCTGCTGCATCCATCATTAAATTCGTTCTCAAAGAACCCTCCGCTGTCATTACACCATCTGCAACTACCTGAACATATGATCTATTATCCCTAATGGACGGGATCATGGCCGTCTTCAATGACTGCTGCACAGCCTTTACAGGTTGTTGAACCATATTGGTCTTCCTTATAGGTTGAGAATTAACCTTAGAGGGAAACCTAGAGATATACGCCCTCAGCTTAAACTTTCCAATAGCAATCATGTTCAATTGAGACAAAATCCAAGTGGAATCCTTATTCATTCTAGGTCGAAGAAAGCCAAAACAGCAGTTCCTCTTCGTTAGCTTTGTTGCCAAAGAAACGTTACCCATGACACCATAACGGGCAAAAACCTTCTCCAAATCATGATATCGCCATGTTCTTGGGTAGTTCTCAAAATAGATTACCAGCTGCTGATTACTCAGCGGTAGTCCTTGGTTGTTTGCGGATTCCTGATTAGTTGCAAGGGGAAGGCCAGGGAATTCTTGGGTGTGAAAGCTAGGGTTAGGGCTTACCTGAGGTTTAGGGAGAGGAAGGCGAAGAGCCATCGCGTagcttataaatttttttttttttttttttttttttttttttatcaatttgtttttgatCAATTAAATTGTATAGATCTCGTATCttaaaaataattccaaacaaataactactttttttataaatatattataatttatcttaAATACATCTATCAAATTATTTTCTAGTCAATTAAATTGTATAGATATTTTGTTTTAGCATAATTTTCATTGACCTTATTCCATTTATGCAGATATTATTTGAACATTCTTTGTTCATTACgatattattcttttttttttctttgcacATGTCGAGTAAACCAAAAGAAAATTTGgtacatattatttttattgagtCAGTTACAGAACAGTGAGTCATGACCACCATGACTTTGGTAAATACATGAAACAGCTTTATTTCTACCAGCACCGCCATTTATAGGCTAACAAGATTTAGAAGAAGATTGATCGGCCACGGCAACGCTGTCGAAGCccacaagaagaagaaatgaaaCTTGCTCTCTCTATCACCCCGTCAAACTCGTCCAGCTCTACCATACCCTTCTCCAGCAGTTTCAGAGAAACAATTTTGGGTGCGTCACATTGGCAATCTTCACCTACTCGCTTTATTTCATTGCAGCACCGCTGGACATAGTCTTGTTTTGATCCCAGCATGTACAGCGCACAGTCGTTCAACTTTGCCTTGTCCACATCGCTGCGGCATTCCATTATCTTTCCTGTCGGGTTGGTTTCGTCCACCGTGGTGGTGGTGATGGTGGCGGTTCTGTAGGCAGATGATGCATTGGCTGTGATGATCAGAAGAACAGCGATGGTTGCTACAGTAGGAATGAGATATGCCATTGTTAGTGTGTAGAGTGGAGTGATGAAGGAGGTGAGAATGGTATTTATAGGACCATTTGGAGATTGCATGTAAAGTACGTGGAAGTGTAAAATATAGTGAGTCACTAAATTTGTACAGTATCAACAAGCAATTTCTCGTCATTGAATTTAGGGTCCGCTATACACCTTTTTACAAAACTGATTTGCAGAGACGGTTATTTGTTTGGTGAGGAGAGAGCTGGGATTCACGTGAGCATGAAAGAGAGGGAAATTGCATCTCAATTGCTCAAATTATCGTAAGATCTTACAtcaatattatttaaatgtcATCCACAAGGGCTTATTTAACCATCAATGGGTCACTCAATTATAATAACAatgcattaaaaaaaatatcacctaaataaatttatcatcaTTTAAAGAAGAACTTCTGATGTCATGAAATGATAATAGTCTGTGAATGACAGCTTCCCTATCAACGTTTGAAATCTAAATTTTTCGGCCATAatggatataattataatataattttttttgataaagatcatatatatatatatatatatatatatatatatatatatatatatatatataggatcaggattctctcaaattcaaatgaatttgaggAGTCAAATTCACGAtatacaccgttcattataaaatgaatagtgtaaatcaatttaattaaaattgtatttttttcaacatCATCCATATAATAATAAACGGTGCAGATTTAATAAATATGACCCCTTAATGAATTTGAGGGAACCCCAATCCATGTATATACAGTGGAAACTTCAAAAATTCTAGAGGGTTGATTtgtaatgtattttttttaataaatgatagATGAATAAGTACAACCACAAgaagtgataaaaaaaaaagagttataaAAACTTCGAAAAGCCAATTCAATcatctaattaaattttcttcttcttgaattattaattaaaaaaaaagcctCCTAATATGTCGGAGCTAAAACCTACCAGAAATCCTTCCCACCCAGCCGCCACAATCCACCTTCCATGACCAGCCGCCTGTCTTCAGCCACCACGACCATCAGGATCCCTTACCCATCAACAGTTAGCCCACACTCCTTTACTGTTGGGTCCAGCAGTAACTcaagaggaggaggaggaggggggggggggggggggttgaaTTGAGTCTTAAAATTTTTTGCGAAATATGTTAAGCTAATGGGATAGCTTCGGGCTGATAAATATAAAGTCTTCACAAGCTAATCAGTTTGAGAGTAATGTGATATAGACTTATAAAAACCTTTTTAACAgagtataaaaacaaaataattgaaagtTAAGTTTAGTTTTAAGGAAAAGCTTtctttcaaaaacagttttaagTAAATCTAATAAAGCAGAAACTAAAGCATAAAACTGAACACCATatttttatagtggttcggCGACCCTGCCTACATCCACTCTTTAAGGATCCCCATCCTTAAATATTCCACTC is a window of Mercurialis annua linkage group LG2, ddMerAnnu1.2, whole genome shotgun sequence DNA encoding:
- the LOC126668150 gene encoding 2S seed storage albumin protein-like: MAYLIPTVATIAVLLIITANASSAYRTATITTTTVDETNPTGKIMECRSDVDKAKLNDCALYMLGSKQDYVQRCCNEIKRVGEDCQCDAPKIVSLKLLEKGMVELDEFDGVIERASFISSSCGLRQRCRGRSIFF